The following are encoded in a window of Sinomonas cyclohexanicum genomic DNA:
- the folE gene encoding GTP cyclohydrolase I, producing MTHAVSTESGHRPIVPRPQRAALHAVGPSGNPDLSDAEAAAALFLRALGVPLEAEHLRATPARMARAWAEMLTPRPFEPTTFPNDEGYDELVLVRDIPFRSVCEHHLLPFTGRACVGYLPGERILGLSKLARVVEHYACRPQTQERLTQQIADWLQERLHPRAVGVVISAEHTCMTLRGAYATGSSTVTSALLGQLRDDARSRQEFLSLAGLMH from the coding sequence ATGACGCACGCAGTCAGCACGGAGTCAGGCCACCGTCCCATCGTTCCGCGCCCTCAGCGCGCCGCGCTCCACGCCGTGGGCCCCTCGGGCAATCCGGACCTGTCCGATGCGGAGGCCGCCGCGGCGCTGTTCCTGCGCGCTCTGGGAGTGCCGCTGGAGGCGGAACACCTCAGGGCCACGCCCGCCAGGATGGCGCGCGCGTGGGCCGAGATGCTCACGCCGAGGCCCTTCGAGCCGACAACCTTCCCCAACGACGAGGGGTACGACGAGCTGGTCCTGGTCCGGGACATCCCGTTCCGCTCGGTCTGCGAGCATCATCTCCTGCCCTTTACCGGCCGCGCGTGCGTCGGGTACCTCCCGGGCGAGCGGATCCTGGGACTCTCCAAGCTCGCCCGAGTGGTCGAGCACTACGCCTGCCGCCCCCAGACCCAGGAACGACTCACTCAGCAGATCGCCGACTGGCTCCAGGAGCGTCTGCACCCTCGCGCAGTGGGAGTCGTGATCTCCGCCGAGCACACGTGCATGACGCTCCGCGGCGCGTACGCGACCGGCTCGAGCACGGTCACCTCCGCGCTCCTCGGCCAACTGCGCGATGATGCCCGCTCGCGGCAGGAGTTCCTCTCGCTCGCGGGCCTCATGCACTGA
- a CDS encoding class I SAM-dependent methyltransferase, whose translation MDQAHYFNAEPDIPDVRRPLAVVLDGREVTLRTSAGIFSPDGIDKGTAVLLAEVPDPAAEGHLLDVGCGWGPIALTMALRSPAATVHAVDVNNRSLSLTRENAALLGLENVSAELPEEVDPGLRFATIWSNPPIRIGKAELHALLTQWLPRLEVGGQAWLVVQKNLGADSLARWLAEELGEAYDVARAATSKGFRVLVVTREG comes from the coding sequence ATGGACCAGGCCCACTACTTCAATGCCGAGCCGGACATTCCGGACGTGCGGCGTCCTCTCGCCGTCGTGCTCGACGGACGTGAGGTGACGCTGCGCACCTCGGCGGGCATCTTCAGCCCCGACGGGATCGACAAGGGCACGGCCGTTCTTCTGGCCGAGGTCCCTGACCCCGCGGCGGAGGGGCACCTGCTGGACGTCGGGTGCGGCTGGGGGCCGATCGCGCTGACCATGGCCCTCCGTTCCCCCGCGGCGACCGTCCACGCGGTCGACGTCAACAACCGCAGCCTCTCCCTCACGCGGGAAAACGCGGCGCTCCTGGGCCTGGAGAACGTCTCCGCCGAGCTGCCCGAGGAGGTCGATCCGGGCCTGCGCTTCGCCACCATCTGGTCCAACCCGCCCATCCGCATCGGCAAGGCCGAGCTCCACGCGCTCCTCACCCAGTGGCTCCCCCGCCTCGAGGTGGGCGGGCAGGCGTGGCTCGTGGTGCAGAAGAACCTCGGCGCGGACTCGCTCGCGCGGTGGCTCGCCGAGGAGCTCGGCGAGGCGTACGACGTCGCGCGGGCGGCGACGTCGAAGGGCTTCCGCGTGCTCGTGGTCACCCGCGAGGGCTGA
- the hflX gene encoding GTPase HflX produces the protein MTDNQQNPQDLSPADIQAVIDRILAKEEAAAAKGAKGGAGANAPAGRDEEPAPRGALGEGRALAISDLTTEHGDYDGDQQDLAERRALRRVAGLSTELEDVTEVEYRQLRLERVVLAGIWSEGTLEDAENSLRELAALAETAGSEVLDGVVQRRQKPDAGTFLGSGKALELRDIVAATGADTVIVDSELSPSQRRGLEDIVKVKVIDRTALILDIFAQHAKSREGKAQVELAQLEYLLPRLRGWGESMSRQAGGRVGAAGGGIGSRGPGETKIELDRRRIRTRMAKLRREIAAMKPARETKRANRKRNEVPSVAIAGYTNAGKSSLLNRLTDAGVLVQNALFATLDPTVRRAVTPDGLPYTIADTVGFVRSLPTQLVEAFRSTLEEVADADLILHVVDASHPDPEGQIAAVRQVLSDVDARKVPEIIVLNKADAADPFVLERLLQREPRNVVVSARTGEGIEELKNAISDAIPRPDVAMTLLVPYSRGDILNRLHTSSAEIRSLEHVAEGTRVEAVVREEFAAELAPFVVHD, from the coding sequence ATGACCGACAACCAGCAGAACCCGCAGGACCTCAGCCCCGCGGACATCCAGGCCGTCATCGACCGGATCCTCGCAAAGGAGGAGGCCGCTGCCGCCAAGGGCGCGAAGGGCGGGGCGGGGGCCAACGCCCCGGCGGGCCGGGACGAGGAGCCCGCCCCGCGCGGCGCCCTCGGGGAAGGCCGGGCTCTCGCGATCTCGGACCTGACGACCGAGCACGGCGACTACGACGGGGACCAGCAGGATCTCGCCGAGCGCCGCGCGCTGCGGCGCGTTGCCGGGCTCTCGACCGAGCTCGAGGACGTCACCGAGGTCGAGTACCGGCAGCTGCGCCTCGAGCGCGTGGTCCTCGCCGGGATCTGGTCCGAGGGCACGCTCGAGGACGCCGAGAACTCGCTGCGGGAGCTTGCCGCACTCGCCGAGACGGCCGGATCGGAGGTGCTCGACGGGGTCGTGCAGCGGCGTCAGAAGCCGGACGCCGGGACGTTCCTCGGCTCGGGCAAGGCGCTCGAGCTGCGCGACATCGTCGCGGCCACCGGCGCGGACACCGTGATCGTGGACTCGGAGCTCTCCCCGTCCCAGAGGCGTGGCCTCGAGGACATCGTCAAGGTCAAGGTGATCGACCGCACGGCCCTGATCCTGGACATCTTCGCCCAGCACGCCAAGAGCCGCGAGGGCAAGGCGCAGGTCGAGCTCGCGCAGCTCGAGTACCTCCTCCCGCGCCTGCGCGGCTGGGGCGAGTCCATGTCCCGTCAGGCGGGCGGCCGCGTCGGCGCCGCGGGCGGCGGCATCGGGTCCCGCGGTCCTGGCGAGACGAAGATCGAGCTCGACCGGCGGCGCATCCGCACCCGCATGGCCAAGCTCCGCCGCGAGATCGCGGCGATGAAGCCGGCGCGAGAGACCAAGCGCGCCAACCGCAAGCGCAACGAGGTCCCCTCAGTGGCGATCGCGGGCTACACGAACGCAGGCAAGTCCTCGCTGCTGAACCGGCTCACGGACGCGGGCGTGCTCGTGCAGAACGCCCTGTTCGCGACCCTCGACCCGACCGTTCGCCGGGCCGTGACGCCGGACGGGCTCCCGTACACGATCGCGGACACGGTCGGGTTCGTCCGGTCGCTGCCCACGCAGCTGGTCGAGGCGTTCCGGTCGACGCTCGAGGAGGTGGCCGACGCGGACCTCATCCTGCATGTCGTGGACGCCTCGCACCCTGACCCCGAGGGCCAGATAGCCGCGGTCCGGCAGGTGCTCTCCGACGTGGATGCGCGCAAGGTGCCCGAGATCATCGTGCTGAACAAGGCCGACGCCGCGGATCCGTTCGTCCTCGAGCGGCTCCTGCAGCGTGAGCCCCGCAACGTGGTGGTCTCCGCCCGCACGGGCGAGGGCATCGAGGAGCTCAAGAACGCGATCAGCGACGCGATCCCGCGGCCGGACGTCGCGATGACGCTGCTCGTCCCCTACAGCCGCGGGGACATCCTCAACCGGCTGCACACCTCGAGCGCGGAGATCCGCTCGCTCGAGCACGTGGCCGAGGGGACGCGCGTCGAGGCCGTGGTCCGGGAGGAGTTTGCGGCGGAGCTCGCGCCGTTCGTAGTCCATGACTGA
- a CDS encoding ATP-dependent DNA helicase has product MTDRARPGASPEHQPEATDDGGRAPAVVRSPSGGGAPGTAVPGPEGEALALLDVAVGAMGGQQRAGQHEMARQVARAIEDGQHLLVQAGTGTGKSLAYLVPLIAHAQNSDRPAVVATATLALQAQIVGRDIPRLLEAITPELDRPVDVALVKGRSNYLCRHKLEGGFPTDEPAEGQLFALGEDSAVGHPGAGPTTQLGREVARLRDWAAETETGDRDDLMPGVSDRAWRQVSVTALECLGAQKCPFAAECFSELARARGAEADIVVTNHAMLAINAFEGLNVLPEYDVVVVDEAHELADRVTGAVSAQLSSQMIQAAASSARRHCGITVDALHSAASALELSLTSAPTGLLARGLTEEQAQDVGLVRDACRVALSDSKPGDGQQADGGRQVARSRLLAVLEVCERILDAEANREVLWVTRMGAPDPVTGYSAPDDSAPAMLHIAPLGVGGRLREGLFDGHTVVLTSATLAIGSAFEPTAGSLGLLGPGAPSWTGVDVGSPFDYPRQGMLYVARHLPKPGRGVSPQALDELEALLTASRGGALCLFSSRRAAEDAAHELRGRLETTILCQGESSMSALVKQFAAEPDTCLFGTMSLWQGVDVPGQSCRLVVIDRIPFPRPDDPLMTARSRAVAQSGGNGFMSVSATHAAVRLAQGAGRLIRSTADRGVVAVLDSRLATERYGAFLRSALPPLWGTTDRRIVLDALARLAQTA; this is encoded by the coding sequence ATGACTGATCGGGCACGTCCCGGCGCCAGCCCGGAACACCAGCCGGAGGCGACGGACGACGGCGGGCGCGCACCCGCCGTCGTCCGCTCTCCCTCGGGCGGGGGAGCGCCGGGCACGGCAGTCCCTGGCCCGGAGGGCGAGGCGCTTGCCCTCCTGGACGTCGCGGTCGGCGCGATGGGCGGCCAGCAGCGCGCCGGGCAGCACGAGATGGCCCGCCAGGTGGCGCGCGCCATCGAGGACGGCCAGCACCTGCTCGTGCAGGCCGGCACGGGCACGGGCAAGTCGCTCGCGTACCTCGTACCGCTCATCGCGCACGCCCAGAACAGCGACCGCCCGGCCGTCGTCGCGACGGCGACGCTCGCGCTCCAGGCCCAGATCGTGGGCCGCGACATCCCGCGGCTCCTCGAGGCCATCACGCCCGAGCTGGACCGGCCGGTCGACGTGGCCCTCGTCAAGGGCCGCTCGAACTACCTGTGCCGGCACAAGCTCGAGGGAGGCTTCCCGACCGACGAGCCCGCCGAGGGGCAGCTTTTCGCGCTGGGTGAGGACAGCGCCGTCGGGCATCCCGGTGCCGGGCCGACCACCCAGCTCGGCCGGGAGGTGGCGCGGCTGCGCGACTGGGCGGCCGAGACCGAGACCGGCGACCGCGACGACCTCATGCCCGGCGTGTCCGACAGGGCCTGGCGGCAGGTGTCCGTGACCGCGCTCGAGTGCCTCGGCGCGCAGAAGTGCCCGTTCGCCGCAGAGTGCTTCAGCGAGCTCGCGCGAGCGCGCGGCGCCGAGGCGGACATCGTGGTGACAAACCACGCGATGCTCGCGATCAACGCATTCGAGGGGCTCAACGTGCTCCCCGAGTACGACGTCGTGGTGGTCGACGAGGCCCACGAGCTCGCCGACCGCGTGACCGGCGCCGTGAGCGCGCAGCTTTCCTCCCAGATGATCCAGGCCGCCGCGTCGAGTGCGCGCCGGCACTGCGGCATCACCGTCGATGCCCTCCACTCCGCGGCGTCCGCGCTCGAGCTGTCGCTTACCTCGGCGCCGACCGGGCTGCTCGCCCGCGGCCTCACCGAGGAGCAGGCGCAGGACGTGGGGCTCGTGCGGGACGCGTGCCGCGTGGCGCTCTCGGACTCGAAGCCCGGGGACGGGCAGCAGGCCGACGGGGGGCGGCAGGTCGCCCGGTCACGCCTCCTCGCGGTGCTCGAGGTGTGCGAGCGCATCCTCGACGCCGAAGCGAACCGCGAGGTCCTGTGGGTCACCCGGATGGGCGCCCCGGACCCTGTCACGGGATATTCCGCGCCGGATGATTCGGCGCCGGCCATGCTGCACATCGCGCCTCTCGGCGTGGGCGGGCGCCTGCGGGAGGGCCTCTTCGACGGCCACACCGTCGTGCTCACGAGCGCGACTCTCGCGATCGGCTCCGCATTCGAACCGACCGCCGGCAGTCTCGGCCTCCTGGGTCCCGGGGCCCCGTCGTGGACCGGCGTAGACGTCGGGTCCCCGTTCGACTACCCCAGGCAGGGGATGCTCTACGTGGCGCGGCACCTGCCCAAGCCCGGGCGCGGGGTCTCGCCCCAGGCCCTGGACGAGCTCGAAGCCCTCCTGACTGCCTCGCGGGGCGGGGCCCTCTGCCTGTTCTCGTCGAGGAGGGCCGCGGAGGACGCGGCACACGAGCTCCGGGGCCGGCTCGAGACCACGATCCTGTGCCAGGGCGAGTCGTCGATGAGCGCGCTCGTCAAGCAGTTCGCGGCCGAGCCCGACACGTGCCTGTTCGGGACCATGTCGCTGTGGCAGGGCGTCGACGTGCCCGGCCAGTCGTGCCGGCTCGTGGTGATCGACCGCATCCCGTTCCCGCGGCCCGATGACCCGCTCATGACCGCCCGCTCGCGCGCGGTCGCCCAATCCGGGGGCAACGGCTTCATGAGCGTCTCGGCGACCCATGCCGCCGTCCGCCTCGCCCAGGGTGCTGGGCGGCTCATCCGTTCGACCGCGGACCGCGGCGTCGTGGCCGTGCTCGACTCGCGGCTCGCCACCGAGCGCTACGGGGCCTTCCTGCGCAGCGCGCTGCCGCCGCTGTGGGGGACCACGGACCGGCGGATCGTGCTCGACGCGCTCGCCCGGCTCGCGCAGACGGCCTGA
- the lexA gene encoding transcriptional repressor LexA — protein sequence MAARTRAAKGLTARQKRILETIQRSVQINGYPPSMREIGDTVGLASLSSVTHQLSQLEKLGYLRRDPKRPRAMEVLMPLTLDEGELSVSAEGAAEMLGAGGATLESMASAADTAMVPLVGRIAAGGPILADQSVEDVMPLPRQLVGYGELFMLRVKGDSMIDAAICDGDWVVVRRQNSAENGDIVAALLDDEATVKTFRQRDGHTWLLPQNTRYEPILGDEATVMGKVVSVLRSV from the coding sequence ATGGCAGCAAGGACTAGGGCGGCGAAGGGACTCACCGCGCGCCAGAAGAGGATCCTGGAGACGATCCAGCGGTCCGTGCAGATCAACGGCTACCCGCCGTCCATGCGCGAGATCGGCGACACGGTCGGCCTCGCGAGCCTCTCGAGCGTGACGCACCAGCTGAGCCAGCTTGAGAAGCTCGGCTACCTCCGTCGCGACCCCAAGCGCCCGCGGGCCATGGAGGTCCTCATGCCGCTCACGCTCGACGAGGGCGAGCTCAGCGTGAGCGCAGAGGGCGCAGCGGAGATGCTCGGGGCCGGCGGGGCCACGCTCGAGAGCATGGCGAGCGCCGCGGACACGGCCATGGTGCCGCTCGTCGGACGGATCGCCGCCGGCGGGCCGATCCTCGCTGACCAGTCCGTCGAGGACGTCATGCCCCTCCCCCGTCAGCTCGTAGGCTACGGCGAGCTCTTCATGCTCAGGGTCAAGGGTGACTCGATGATCGACGCCGCGATCTGCGACGGCGACTGGGTCGTGGTCCGCCGGCAGAACAGCGCCGAGAACGGAGACATCGTCGCCGCCCTGCTCGACGACGAGGCCACCGTGAAGACGTTCCGCCAGCGGGACGGGCACACGTGGCTGCTGCCCCAGAACACCCGGTACGAGCCGATCCTCGGCGACGAGGCGACGGTCATGGGCAAGGTCGTTTCGGTGCTGCGCTCGGTCTGA
- a CDS encoding LysM peptidoglycan-binding domain-containing protein — protein MAHAIVIGQRTVIGQHSQPRMSPRRVPVGSGAAAGKQPPLRLTRRGRIVLIVVPAFLAALAVLLAWAALMAPAKASGEHLEGPGGAVTVTVQPGDSLWTIAAARVPDRDPRVTISQIRELNDLAGSRVLPGEQILVPVAG, from the coding sequence ATGGCACACGCAATCGTCATCGGCCAGCGCACCGTGATTGGCCAGCACTCGCAGCCGCGTATGTCGCCGCGCCGCGTTCCCGTCGGGTCGGGCGCGGCCGCCGGGAAGCAGCCGCCGCTCAGGCTCACCCGCCGTGGCCGAATCGTCCTGATCGTGGTGCCTGCGTTCCTCGCCGCCCTCGCGGTGCTCCTTGCCTGGGCGGCCCTCATGGCGCCAGCCAAGGCCTCGGGCGAGCACCTCGAGGGGCCGGGAGGCGCCGTGACGGTGACCGTGCAGCCCGGTGACTCCCTGTGGACCATCGCGGCGGCGCGCGTCCCGGACCGCGATCCCCGGGTGACCATCAGCCAGATCCGCGAGCTCAATGATCTCGCCGGGTCACGGGTGCTCCCGGGAGAGCAGATCCTCGTGCCCGTCGCTGGCTGA
- a CDS encoding histidinol-phosphate transaminase, with translation MDDQLARLNRLPLRDDLRGQHPYGAPQLDVPIQLNVNENTHGVPQDVQEAIVEAVRSVAAGLNRYPDREFTELRGSLAEYLGHGLVPEQVWAANGSNEVLQQILQAFGGPGRSALGFPPTYSMYPLLAAGTGTAYLKGVRADDFELTAESAARQVSQLAPNVVFLCSPNNPTGTALGLDVVEAVYEAGTASEAIVIVDEAYAEFAHVGTESALTLLPGRPRLIVTRTMSKAFALAGARLGYLAAAPEVVDALRLVRLPYHLSAVTQATALAALHHRASLMAEVEEIKRQRDRIVSELVRMGLKPASSDSNFVFFTGLEDPHKTWQGLLDSGVIVRDVGIPGSLRVTAGTERETTAFLTRLEELLAADGRLPAA, from the coding sequence GTGGATGACCAGCTCGCACGACTCAACCGGCTCCCCCTCCGCGACGACCTGCGCGGACAGCATCCCTACGGCGCCCCGCAGCTCGACGTCCCCATCCAGCTCAACGTGAACGAGAACACGCACGGTGTCCCGCAGGACGTCCAGGAGGCGATCGTCGAGGCCGTCCGCTCGGTTGCCGCAGGCCTCAACCGCTACCCCGACCGCGAGTTCACGGAGCTCCGCGGATCGCTGGCCGAGTACCTTGGCCACGGGCTCGTCCCAGAGCAGGTGTGGGCCGCCAACGGCTCGAACGAGGTGCTCCAGCAGATCCTGCAGGCCTTCGGTGGCCCCGGGAGGTCGGCTCTCGGATTCCCTCCCACGTACTCGATGTACCCGCTGCTCGCCGCCGGGACCGGCACGGCCTATCTCAAGGGCGTCCGTGCCGATGACTTCGAGCTCACCGCGGAGTCAGCCGCCCGCCAGGTCAGTCAGCTCGCCCCCAACGTCGTCTTCCTCTGCTCGCCGAACAACCCGACGGGCACGGCACTTGGGCTCGACGTCGTCGAGGCAGTCTACGAGGCCGGCACGGCGAGCGAGGCCATCGTCATCGTGGACGAGGCCTACGCGGAATTTGCCCACGTCGGCACGGAGAGCGCACTGACGCTCCTGCCGGGCCGGCCCCGGCTCATCGTTACCCGGACCATGAGCAAGGCCTTCGCCCTCGCTGGTGCCCGCTTGGGGTACCTCGCGGCCGCGCCCGAGGTCGTGGACGCCCTCCGCCTCGTGCGGCTCCCGTACCACCTCTCGGCGGTCACGCAGGCCACGGCTCTCGCCGCGCTCCACCACCGGGCCTCCCTCATGGCCGAGGTCGAGGAGATCAAGCGCCAGCGGGACCGCATCGTCAGCGAACTCGTCCGTATGGGACTCAAGCCCGCGTCGTCGGACTCGAATTTCGTCTTCTTCACCGGCCTCGAGGACCCGCACAAGACGTGGCAGGGCCTGCTCGATTCCGGCGTGATCGTCCGCGACGTAGGCATTCCCGGCAGCCTCCGCGTGACGGCGGGAACCGAGCGGGAGACCACGGCCTTCCTCACCCGCCTCGAGGAGCTCCTCGCCGCGGACGGCCGCCTGCCAGCCGCCTAG
- the hisB gene encoding imidazoleglycerol-phosphate dehydratase HisB — MSTELQTAPVTQRTARMERTTSESSVLVEINLDGTGRSDISSSVPFYDHMLTALSKHSLIDLTVKATGDTHIDVHHTVEDIAITFGEVLRQALGNKAGIRRFGEASIPLDEALAHAVVDVSGRPYLVHGGEPAGQEYHLIGGHFTGSLTRHIFEAITLHAGICLHMNVLAGRDPHHIVEAQFKAFARALRAAIEPDPRIGSAIPSTKGAL; from the coding sequence ATGAGCACCGAGCTGCAGACCGCGCCCGTGACCCAGCGGACCGCGCGGATGGAGCGGACCACGAGCGAATCCTCCGTCCTCGTCGAGATCAACCTCGACGGCACTGGCCGCTCCGACATCTCCAGCAGCGTCCCGTTCTACGACCACATGCTCACGGCGCTGTCGAAGCACTCGCTCATCGACCTCACCGTCAAGGCCACGGGAGACACGCACATCGACGTCCACCACACCGTCGAGGACATCGCCATCACGTTCGGCGAGGTGCTCAGGCAGGCGCTCGGGAACAAAGCGGGGATCCGCCGGTTCGGCGAGGCATCCATCCCGCTGGACGAGGCCCTCGCCCACGCGGTCGTCGATGTCTCGGGGCGGCCCTACCTCGTGCACGGCGGCGAGCCCGCCGGCCAGGAGTACCACCTCATCGGCGGCCACTTCACGGGCTCGCTCACGCGCCACATCTTCGAGGCCATCACCCTCCATGCCGGGATCTGCCTGCACATGAACGTCCTCGCCGGCCGCGACCCGCACCACATCGTCGAGGCCCAGTTCAAGGCATTCGCGCGCGCCCTGCGTGCGGCGATCGAGCCGGACCCGCGGATCGGCAGCGCGATCCCGTCCACGAAGGGCGCCCTGTGA
- the hisH gene encoding imidazole glycerol phosphate synthase subunit HisH, which translates to MTAAPDALPDAPEGTEGAVVVDPRHVDPRHAGAQEADPQGRPSVVVLDYGSGNVRSAVRALERAGAAVTLSAKAEDALHADGLVVPGVGAFATVMEELRAVDALRIIGRRVAGGRPVLAICVGLQVMFEKGIEHGVEAEGLGEWPGTVELLPAKVVPHMGWNTVKVPEGSKLFAGVEDERFYFVHSYGVQSWDFEVAQPRMEPPLVTWSEHGAPFIAAVENGPLCATQFHPEKSGDAGARLLRNWVDSLKKRGSSTAVGES; encoded by the coding sequence GTGACGGCCGCCCCGGATGCGCTCCCGGACGCACCGGAGGGCACGGAGGGCGCCGTCGTCGTCGACCCGCGCCACGTCGACCCCCGGCACGCCGGTGCCCAGGAGGCCGACCCGCAGGGGAGGCCGAGCGTCGTCGTGCTCGATTACGGTTCGGGGAACGTCCGGTCCGCGGTGCGCGCGCTCGAGCGCGCCGGCGCGGCCGTCACGCTCAGCGCCAAGGCCGAGGACGCGCTCCACGCGGACGGCCTCGTCGTCCCCGGCGTGGGCGCGTTCGCGACCGTGATGGAGGAGCTCAGGGCCGTCGACGCCCTGCGGATCATCGGCCGGCGGGTGGCCGGAGGCCGTCCCGTGCTGGCGATCTGCGTCGGGCTCCAGGTGATGTTCGAGAAGGGCATCGAGCACGGCGTCGAGGCCGAGGGCCTGGGGGAATGGCCGGGCACGGTCGAGCTCCTTCCCGCGAAGGTCGTGCCGCACATGGGCTGGAACACCGTGAAGGTGCCCGAGGGGTCGAAGCTGTTCGCGGGCGTGGAGGACGAGCGCTTCTACTTCGTGCACTCCTACGGCGTGCAGTCGTGGGACTTCGAGGTCGCGCAGCCGCGCATGGAGCCCCCGCTCGTGACGTGGAGCGAGCACGGCGCGCCGTTCATCGCCGCCGTCGAGAACGGGCCCCTGTGCGCCACCCAGTTCCACCCCGAGAAATCGGGTGACGCCGGGGCCAGGCTCCTGCGCAACTGGGTCGATTCGCTGAAGAAGCGCGGCAGCTCCACTGCGGTGGGGGAATCCTGA
- the priA gene encoding bifunctional 1-(5-phosphoribosyl)-5-((5-phosphoribosylamino)methylideneamino)imidazole-4-carboxamide isomerase/phosphoribosylanthranilate isomerase PriA has protein sequence MTAEEPILELLPAVDIVDGQAVRLVQGEAGSETGYGSPLDAAHAWQDAGAEWVHLVDLDAAFGRGDNRALIAEVVKSLSLKVELSGGLRDDASLEAALELGVARVNLGTAAIENPEWTAQAIARHGERIAVGLDVRGTTLAGRGWTKEGGDLWEVLAQLEDAGCARYVVTDVTKDGTLRGPNVELLTQMCERTDRPVVASGGISSLDDLRALRALVPLGVEGAIVGKALYSGQFTLPEALDIAGRR, from the coding sequence ATGACCGCTGAGGAGCCGATCCTCGAACTGCTGCCGGCCGTCGACATCGTCGACGGCCAGGCGGTCCGCCTCGTCCAGGGTGAGGCGGGGAGCGAGACGGGCTACGGCTCGCCGCTCGACGCCGCGCACGCCTGGCAGGACGCGGGCGCCGAGTGGGTTCACCTGGTGGATCTCGACGCGGCGTTCGGCCGCGGCGACAACCGCGCGCTCATCGCCGAGGTCGTGAAGAGCCTCTCGCTCAAGGTGGAGCTCTCCGGCGGCCTGCGGGACGACGCGTCGCTCGAGGCGGCCCTCGAGCTCGGCGTGGCCCGGGTGAACCTCGGCACCGCCGCGATCGAGAACCCCGAGTGGACCGCCCAGGCGATCGCCCGGCATGGGGAGAGGATCGCCGTCGGACTCGACGTCCGCGGAACCACGCTCGCCGGACGCGGCTGGACCAAGGAGGGCGGCGACCTCTGGGAGGTCCTGGCCCAGCTCGAGGACGCCGGGTGCGCCCGGTACGTCGTGACGGACGTGACCAAGGACGGCACCCTGCGCGGGCCGAACGTCGAGCTCCTCACACAGATGTGCGAGCGGACCGACAGGCCCGTCGTTGCCTCGGGCGGCATTTCGAGCCTCGACGACCTCCGCGCCCTCCGCGCGCTCGTGCCGCTCGGCGTCGAGGGCGCGATCGTGGGCAAGGCGCTGTACTCGGGCCAGTTCACCCTCCCGGAGGCGCTCGACATCGCCGGGCGGCGCTGA